The Triticum urartu cultivar G1812 chromosome 5, Tu2.1, whole genome shotgun sequence genome contains the following window.
TGCATAGATTGTTTAGACTGACGATAGGAATCATATACCATTGTAAGAGACCTAGCAATTCATACCTCCTATCCAATTCGTATTCTCTTAAAATGATTCATAGAACCCACCTATGTGTTGCAAAAAAGTTTTTCTTGATGAGCATTGGTTGTGCATCAAGGGAAGTGTCGAAGTGGCTCACGCCTAGAGTGGCTGGTGTACTAACTAGAAGCACCTTCCATCTATTCTACAATCGGTTGAAGAATAGACAATTTTGAACTGCAAAGAACCCTCCCGGTGGGTCAGTACTTTTTTGGCATGACAATTTTCAAACTATTTGTCAGAATAACACAAATAGTACACAATTGGAAATATATCGATTATTTGCATTCTTTTCTATGTCGAACACTATTCTAGATTTGTTACGGTTTAAGAGCATTTTAAAAACCAGGCGACACCCATCGAGTGGAATAGAACTTATTTTCACTGAACCGAGACACATGAACTGTGCGAGGGAATTATTTGTACTACGACGGTCAAGTGTGGCTCACTAAGCCGCACAGATGAACTGCATGATATGCACATCTGAATTGTGATGGCTGGGGTGCGTTCAGATGACTCTCATTCCCCTCCCATATGAAAGTGAACTTCATTAGGAAAAAGCAACTTGCTTGGAGAAATTTTACCATTTTGTAATATTTTGTCAGCCTCTCCAATAACGAGTGAACTTCTCGACTACCCTGCATTTTGGCGGTTCTTCTTATGTACATTTTTCAAAGCTGCGTGTAACACGAGGTTTGGACTATGAGGGACATGAGTGGTGAGCTTCACGGGTTTTCCTAACTATTTCTTCTTATAGAGTGAACCACCAAACTTGGTAGAATGAACTACACTTTTCAATAATTACATAAGGGACCATGATATTTTATAGAACATCCCCtcacacacaaaaaatgtggTGGGACGAGAGTAGTGTGGAATACAACCACCCTAACCTTTTTGGCATAGGTCACATGATGTTTGCTCGTAACGTGTTTTTCATGTGCATGTGACTGTACCGCGGGGATATTTATCAATACATggtaaataaataaatcattcaAAACACTACATCTTGATATTTATGTTTGAATTCTTGGAGTAAATATTTGTGAATATTATAATTCATGTTAAGTAGGGTTTGCACAACATGTATTAAGCGATAATGACTTCCCTTTATTCATATATAGAGACACATATATACATATACCCTTACATTTGTACTTTACTCAAGTTCACCTTAAGCCCATTCTTCATTTGTAGAAGACATGACAACTTCGTGTCGATGGCTTGTCCATTAACCATTTTCACATCAAAGTTACACACGATAGCAGCGATGATGATCTTCATCTGCATGATTGCAATGTCCTTGCCAAGGCACAACCTTGCCCCTGAGTTAAATGCTGGGAACTTGTTCGAGGGTACGTATCGCAGTTGACGTCCATCATTAGAGAGCCACCTCTCAGGTCTATACTCCAGACAGTCGGACCCCCAAACAGACTCCATTCTACCGACGGAGTAGATAGAGACGAGGATGATGTCCTGGGCACAAACAACATGGCCACTCGGCATCACATCAGTGGATACCACCGACCTGCGCTCGATAGGGATCGGCGGGTACAACCTGAGTGTCTCCAACAAGGTGGCTTGCAGGTAGACTAGGGGTCTAACCTCTTCTGGCTCAAATGTCATCATCGTGACAGCGCCAGCAATGGCTGCTTTGCGGGACATGATGGGTGCTAGTTCGTTGCGAATGCTTGACACGATGTGCGGGTTCTTGGCGAGGTTGTAGACAACCCATGGCAAGGTAGTGCCAATCGTGTCCCTCCCAGCGATCATATATGTAATGAGTGTTGCCTGTAGTAAATCATCATTGTAGTTCTTGTCATTGACATAGTTAGACAAAACATCAATGTGTACTTCTTGACCAATAATAtggcccttcttcctcctctccgtGATCATGTCCATGATGAAGCCGCGAAGAACCGCTTGCGCGGCGGCGAGCTTCCTCTCCGGACCGATGTTCAGGCGCCTCATCACCTTCCAAAAAAATGCCGGCACAATGTGACGGACAAAGCCCACCTCCATGACCGTGTCCATCGCGTTCGCGACGTGTACCGACGGCATGTCGAGGGACAGATAAGCGGGGTCCACGCTGAAGATGGTTGTGGCATACAGGTCGAACACAAGCCTCATCAACATATCATTCATGTCAACATGAGTATTGGTTCTCACCATGTGGTCCATGAAGGGTAGGAGACTCTTCTCCACCTTGTCGTGACAACACTTAGTCATCAACCCAACCAACAGCGGGTTGCTCAACACACTCTGGTAGTTGGCACGCTCCCGTCGGGATGACTCGCCATCTGCGCTGAAGAGAGAGCCTCTCGTCATGTCAAAGATTTCGGCATAATCTTCGCCCTTGGGATAGTTTGTATGGTTCGAGCTAAAGATGTATTGGATATTTGTTGGGTCGCAGGTTATGAACATCCGTATGCTGGCTATGGCAACCTTTAGGCTGTGACCAGATGGTGTGAGGAGGTCAAAGGAGATGTAGTGATGCAATCTGTGTAGGTTGACGACCATGGAagggaggatgcctactactggCCAGCTCACGGGCAACAATGGGTTCTTACTAGACTTTATGTAGTATAAACCTACAATAAGTACATGTACCACAACTATGGAGATGACTAGTTCTGGCAGGAACGAGAATGCCATTCTTGGAAGAGATGTGTGATGTATGTATGGAGATGTAGTGAGATGCAAGCCGAGATCTCTATTTATAGAAGAAGCTAGTACAAAACTTGTGTGCACATATGGAAACTCCTGTCGTTTTCTTGTGAAAGAAAAATAATAAATGTGGCAGGTTTGGTGATCACAAGCTGTTACCGCATTAATTATAAGGATTGCACGTACTACTCCATATGAAATATCCACCTACTACTACTAGGATAATAGGTAACGCTTACAGAATTGTCTGCGATGGCGTTGTGGCTCGTTGGTGTAGATTCATGTAGCTGGTGAGGTTAAGATTTGCAGGGTTTGTCGGGTCGTTGAAGGTGGCTGCTTCCCTTTTGTAGTTTGATCCTCCTACCTCATCTCTATCACGTCGGTACAACCTCTAGTGTCGGCGTGAGGTCTGTGAAAAATAATGAAAGTTTGACTTTTGGATCTGTGGCTCTTCCGCTTGTGACAACTTTCTCTCCTACGCGTTATAGTCCGGCAAGATCGTGGTTTTGATTACTTCTTGTCCGCAGTCAACATTGGTATACTAGCTATAATGATAAAGTGGCATGCGGCGGCGAGCCATCGACCCGTCTAGGTGGAATAAGGTCGGACCCTTGAAACTTCGAAGTAATTTTTTAAATTTTCTAGAGGTATTTATATTGCTAATTTGGTTAATAGACCTACATGTTCTTTTCACAAAAAAGGTTAGGATGGTGG
Protein-coding sequences here:
- the LOC125510165 gene encoding noroxomaritidine synthase 2-like, with product MAFSFLPELVISIVVVHVLIVGLYYIKSSKNPLLPVSWPVVGILPSMVVNLHRLHHYISFDLLTPSGHSLKVAIASIRMFITCDPTNIQYIFSSNHTNYPKGEDYAEIFDMTRGSLFSADGESSRRERANYQSVLSNPLLVGLMTKCCHDKVEKSLLPFMDHMVRTNTHVDMNDMLMRLVFDLYATTIFSVDPAYLSLDMPSVHVANAMDTVMEVGFVRHIVPAFFWKVMRRLNIGPERKLAAAQAVLRGFIMDMITERRKKGHIIGQEVHIDVLSNYVNDKNYNDDLLQATLITYMIAGRDTIGTTLPWVVYNLAKNPHIVSSIRNELAPIMSRKAAIAGAVTMMTFEPEEVRPLVYLQATLLETLRLYPPIPIERRSVVSTDVMPSGHVVCAQDIILVSIYSVGRMESVWGSDCLEYRPERWLSNDGRQLRYVPSNKFPAFNSGARLCLGKDIAIMQMKIIIAAIVCNFDVKMVNGQAIDTKLSCLLQMKNGLKVNLSKVQM